In Cygnus atratus isolate AKBS03 ecotype Queensland, Australia chromosome 14, CAtr_DNAZoo_HiC_assembly, whole genome shotgun sequence, the DNA window CCCCGCTCCTCCGGGGGAAACGCGGGTTTCGCCCCAAATTCGCAGGGATCGGGCCCTCCGGCCTCTGGGTTTTCTTACCTAGCGAGCTGTCAGTGCCCTGCAGGGAGGTTTCCTGAGCTGAAGGAGGGATGAAATGCGCCCGTGTTTTCAGTCCGTCACTGCAAGGTCTCGTGGCAGTGTCTTCATATAGCAAAGTTTTCTGGCATTTGGATAACAATCGGTCACTTGGTGTTTGTGGCGGGCATGCACTTGTCTTGCAGATTCATAGCCAGGTCATTTATAAGCACATGTGGGTACTTTAAGGAAGCTGACTGTCACACTTCCTATCTTTCAATTTACAAAGGTGGCCGTAAACCATGAATCGAGCTGCTTTAGTActgaaaaatactctttaaGTGTTGGTTCACCCTCTGTAGCAGGACCAGAAATGTTCTGCATGCCTCTTGACTTGGTTTGTGTTTGCTGTCATCACCGCTGTCGCTGTAACATCTTTTCAGGTTTAATACAGAGCAagtttttgctgctttgcttttgacagaagagaaaaacaagccaaaGTATACTTCTATTGCTTGCTCATTTGTGAGTCTTCAGTGCTCTTTCTGTGTGATTCGCTGTCTTTGAatctatatttttatgttgCGCCATGTATTTGGAATAACGTCTTTGCTCACGTGCATACAGTGTTGTTGCTTAGGAAAGCCCAtgccttcctttttctgctgaCTGACAGCTACGACTTCTGGTTGGCGTTGCATGGCCGTCGGTCTAGCATCGGCTCCCAGAAGTGCCCTGCAATGCAGAGCGTGTGATACACGTAGGGGTCTCTGCAGGCTGGTGGAGGGGAGCCAGGAGGGCGCTGAGTCCAGCTGTGCAAAAGGATAACTTTGGTGAAGCTGATGGGTTTTAGGTCAGGCCCCTGCTGTGCTCTTCCTTTTTCGTCATGATCTATGGTGTAATACAAATGAGAGCGTAAATCTGTTCTGAATAGGTCATTTCTCATCTGAGTCTGTTTCTATATAAAACAGGCTTACTGGTATTCAGATAATCCATATGGGTTTATGATTAATAATTAGCACATTTAATAATCATGattctgttttcacttcagAAGTGGAGACTTCCGCCCTGGACCTCGATCCAGTATGGCTGAAGTGTTTTCTAAGTACCCAGTGTGTATAACTCcgtatttttgtttctcttccttagATGATGACAGTCACGGAGAATCAAAACTTCAACACGAACAAGATAAATCAAATTCCCTTCCTGTTCCTTCGGTTTCAAAACGAATTGTGCTCGGTGATTCTGTCTGTAATATGGCCGGAACAGCTGACCACGCAGGCAGCATGGTAGACCTCAAAGGGGATAAGGACTTGTTCAGTAAAACCCCAGAGCTCCTCAATGAGGGCACAAGTGAGCTCCGTCACCGTAACAGAGGGGAATTGCCATCTGAAGCTGCACCACGGCCACCTAGACATGGATTAGAACAATACTTATCCAGATTTGATGAAGCTCTGAAGCTGAGGAACCAGCTGATGAGTGAGAAGCCGAGCCAAGAGAATGGGAATGCAGTGGAGGAGTTTGACTCTTTCCGCATCTTTAGATTAGTGGGATGTGCTCTGCTTGCCATTGCGGTCAGGGCTTTTGTGTGCAAGTACTTGGTGAGTTCAGGGAAGCAAACAATCTCCTGTTCTATTTTGCAACTTTACTGTAAACCTAGGACCCCACTCATGAAATACTGTTTATCTAGGGCCAAGTGAGTTGTGAACTTCAGGCACTCTACATTTCAAACAACTGtataaaagtgtaaaaaaacaacactatgaGATGATAACCATGGCAAAATCTGTGTTATCTAGCACAGCTACTAGGCAAAAGCTGAGAGTTGCACGCATTTGGTCCATAGCGTTTAAGGAGCAGAAACACTGGAATAGTTGCTGCTTCAGTCCCCGGCAAGTTTGGGTCAACTGCTCTGCTAGTTTGGAATTTACAAAGGAATAATAGAGTCAAAACTACAACAGTTGTAGCATAAGTACATCCTACTCATTTATCAACCTTTTGAGAAAAATAGTTCTTAAATAGTCCAGATACCTGCCTGTACATCCT includes these proteins:
- the CAMLG gene encoding guided entry of tail-anchored proteins factor CAMLG, coding for MEEDGGGAAAAPTQGAPAGLSASQRRAELRRRKLLMNSEERINRIMGFHRPAAAKDDDSHGESKLQHEQDKSNSLPVPSVSKRIVLGDSVCNMAGTADHAGSMVDLKGDKDLFSKTPELLNEGTSELRHRNRGELPSEAAPRPPRHGLEQYLSRFDEALKLRNQLMSEKPSQENGNAVEEFDSFRIFRLVGCALLAIAVRAFVCKYLSIFAPFLTLQLAYMGLSKYFPKSEKKVKTTVLTAALLLSGIPAEVISRSMDTYSKMGDVFTDLCVYFFTFIFCHELALFFGSEVP